Genomic DNA from Desulfurivibrio alkaliphilus AHT 2:
TATTGCGGGTTAATGATGCCGCGTTTAAAGAGGGCAAAAACCGCCGGCGCGCTATCCTGCATCTGTTCCGGTCGCCCGGCCAGCAGTGACTGCACCACCAGGCCCTGGATCATGCCCACAAAGAGCACGGCGGCGGCGCCGGCTTCAACTTCCGGGGCGATTTCACCGGCCTTTTGGCCCTCTTCGATCAGTTGCGCCAGCCTTTGCCGGTAGCGCTCAACCAGCTTGCGGGCCAGGTTTTTGGCCGCTGAGTCGCCGGGGTGCTGCAGCTCGTTAAAAAGCATCCGGGGAATCCCGGGATGAGAAACCACAAAGGAGATGTGCGCCTGAAACATCGCTTCCAGGCCCGCCAGGGGGCCGGGGGCTTGGCGGGCCGCCTTTTCCACCCGTTTGAGCAGTTGCTCGGCCACCCAGGTCATCACCGCCTGCCAGATCGCTTCCTTGTTGGGAAAGTGGCGAAACAGCGCCCCCTGGGTCAGGTTCATCTGACGGGCGATGGCGGCGGTGGTGATTTTACCCGGGTTGAGTCGGGCGGCCAGTGCAAGCACCGCGTCGACGGTGGCGGCCCGGCGCTGTTCGGCGGGCAGATGTTTACCGGGATTGGTCATGGGCTGCTCCGGGTAAAGTGAGTAATTGATTACTATCTTATCCTGCCGGCAGGATATGTCAAGGGGCAGGAACATCCAGCCAGCGCCATTGTCTTTCCGATGGTATGGTAAGGGTGCGGTAATATTTTTTACAACTCAGGCCGGATTTATTATCATTAAAAATATGAAGAACAGAGCAACCCTGAAAACCTTGATCGGCGCTGTGCTGGCGCTTTTTTTGCTGACCCTGGCTTATTGGTGGCTGAACCGGGAGGGAGACGCTACCGGTCCGGCCCCCGGCATGCCCGGTCGCCCCGGCGGAGAGCCGGCGGTGGCGGTGGAGGTGGCGCCGGTGCAGTGGGGTGAAATTGTCGAGCGCCGGGTTTTTACCGGCACCCTGCAACCGGTTTCCCGCTTTGATGTGGCTGCCCGGGTGGGCGGCCGGCTGCTCAAGCTTTATGTCGACCTGGGGGATACCGTTCGGCGCGGCCAAGTGGTGGCCCGGTTGGATGGCGATGAATATCGCCTGGAGGTGGCCAAGGCCAAGGCCGAGCTGGAAGTGGCCAAGGCCGGGCTGGCCGAGGCGGAGAGCGTCCTGGCCACTTCCAGGCGGGAGTATGAGCGGGCCCAGAGTTTGCGCCGCCAGGGGGTGGCCTCCGAGGCCGAGCTGGACAGCGCCCTGGCCAATTACGAGGTGCAGCAGGCCAAGGCCCAGGTGGCCGCGGCCCAGGTCTCCCAGCGCCGGGCGGCCCTGGCCGCCGCCGAGTTGCGTCTTTCCTACACCGAAATCCGGGCCGACTGGTTGGGCGGCGAACCCGAGCGGCTGATCGCCGAGCGCTTTGTCGATGAAGGCTCGCTGCTGGCCGCCAACACCCCGCTGTTCTCCCTGGTGGGCATTGACCGCCTGGTGGCGGTGGGCCATGCCCCGGAACGCGATTACCCGCGGCTGCGCCCCGGCCAGGAAGTGGCGGTGCGGGCCGATGCCGTGGGAGAGCGGGTCTTTGCCGGGCAGTTGGCCCGCCTGGCGCCGGTGGTGCGGGAGGCTTCCCGCCAGGCCCGCCTGGAGGTGGAGGTGGCCAATCCGGAGCAGATATTGAAGCCCGGCATGTTCGTGCGGCTGGAAATCGAGGTGGCGCGCCGGGAAAACGCCCTGTTGGTGCCCCGGGCGGCGCTGCTCGAGCGCCCCGGCGAATACGCTCTGTACCTGGTTGATGAAGAGAGCCTGACCGCCCGCTTTGTACCGGTGCAACTCGGGCTGCAGAGCCGGGAGCAGGTGGAGATCCTGGTCCCGGAAATCAGCGGCCGGGTGGTTACCCTGGGGCAGCACCTGCTCAGCGACGGCGCCAAAATCACCATTCCCGAAGCGGCGGCGCCTGGAGAGCGCAGCCGATGAACCCGGCCCGCTTCACCGTTCATCGCCCGGTTTTCACCATCATGCTCACCCTGATTGCGGTGATCATCGGGGCGGTTTCCCTGGCCCGGTTGCCCATCGACCTGATGCCCGAGGTCACCTATCCCACCCTGACCATCTCCGCCAGTTACGACAACGCCAGCCCGGAGGAGGTGGAAGAGCTGATCACCCGCCCCATTGAACAGGCGGTGGCGGCGGTTTCCGGTATTGAGAGCATCAACTCCAACTCCTCGGAGGGGATCAGCAACGTCCGGGTCTCCTTTGCCTGGGGCACCGACATCGACGCGGCGGCCAACGACCTGCGGGATCGGCTGGACCGGGTGATGAACCAATTGCCCGACGACATCTCCCGCCCCCAGGTACGCAAATTCGATCTTTCCGCCACCCCGGTACTGATCCTGGGGGCGGCCAGTCCCCTGGACCCCCTGGAGCTGCGGCGGCTCATCGACGAGCAGATGAGCTTCCGCATCGAGCGGGTGGCGGGGGTGGCCTCCCTGGATGTCTGGGGCGGGCTGGAGCGGGAGATCCAGGTCAACCTAAAGGCCGACAAGATCGCCGCTTTGGGCCTGACCCTGGACGGCCTCCGCCAGGCCCTGCGGGACGCCAACATCACCGTGCCCGCCGGCGAAATCGAGCGGGGCCGGCTGGAGGTAACCCTGCGTACCCCCGGCCAGTTCACCAGCCTGGAGGAGCTGGCCGCCACCGTGCTGGCGGTGCGGGATGGCGCGGCCATCACCCTGGACCAGGTGGCCGAGGTGGTGGATACCCACCGTAAGGTCAGCCGGATCGTGCGGATCAACCACCAGCCGGGGGTGCGCTTGGCGGTGCGCAAGCAGCCCGACGCCAATACCGTGCAGGTGGCCCGGGAGGTGCTGCGCGAGGTGGAGCGGCTCAACCGGGATTTTCCCCAGGTGGAGATCGTTCCCATCATCGATTTTTCCGAGTACATCCAGCGTTCCATCGACAACGTGGGCCGTTCCCTGCTCTACGGCGGCTCGCTGGCGGTGCTGGTGCTGCTCTTTTTCCTGCGCAGTATGCGTTCCACCCTGGTGGCGGCCACCGCCATCCCGGTGGCGGTGATTTCCACCTTCGCCCTGATCTATTTCGGCGGTTTCACCCTCAATTTGATGACTCTGGGCGGCCTGGCCCTGGGGGTGGGAATGATGGTGGACAGCGCCATCGTGGTGCTGGAAAACATCGCCCGCCTGCGGGACAAGGAAAAAATGGCCGCCACCCAAGCGGCGGAACAGGGCACCGGCGAGGTGGCCGCCGCGGTGATCGCCGGCACCCTGACCACCCTGGTGATCTTCTTCCCCATTCTCTTTGCCCAGGAACTGGCCGGGGTGCTCTTTCGCCAGTTGGCCCTGGTGGTGGGTTTTGCCCTGCTGGCCTCCCTGATCACCGCCCTGACCCTGACCCCCATGCTGGCCGCCCGCCTGGTGCGGCCGGCGGCGGTGGCCGGCGAGGGGGAGCGAGGGGCCAAGGCTGTCCTGCTGCGGCTGACCACCGGGCTGTTCAACGGCCTGGAAAATTTTTACCGGCGCAGTCTGGATGGGGCTTTGAACAATCGTGGGCCGGTGGTGATCTTTTTTGTCGCTCTTTTTGTCCTGGCTCTGATGTTGCTGCCGCACCTGGGCAGCGAGTTCATGCCCCAGGCCGACGAAGGCCAGGTGCGGGTGGAGATCGAGATGGAAACCGGTACCCGGCTGGCCCTGCTGGACCAGACGGTACAGAAAGTGGAAAGTATTATTCTAACGGCGGTTCCCGAGGCTCGGGCCTCCGAGGTCGTGGTGGGGGGTGTTTCCTGGCGCACCGGGGAGCCCTCCACCGCCCGTATCCGCCTGGCCTTGGTGCCCATGCGGGAGCGGGAGCGCTCCAGTGAGCAGATCGCCGCCGATTTACGGCCGCTGCTGCGAGATATCCCCGGGGCCCGGGTCCGTACCCGCACCGGCGGTCTCTTTATCCTGCGCCTGGCCGCCGGGGCCGAGGATGAACGACTGGTCATCGAGGTGCGCGGTTTCGACCTTGACCAGTTGGATCAGGTGGCCCGACAGGTGCGGAACGCCATCGCCGAGGTCGAGGGCATCTCCGATTTGCGCTTGAGCCGCGAGGGCCGGGTGCCCATGGAACTGCTGCGCATCGACCGCCAGCGGGCCGCCGACCTGGGCCTGTCGGTGGCCAGGATCGCCCGCACCATCGAGATCGCCATGGCCGGGGCCACCGCCGGCGAGTTCCGCGACGGGGGCAACGAGTACCGCATCTTTGTCCGCCTGGAAGACGCTGAACAGCTTGATTTCGACGATATTTTAAATATTACCGTGCGTAATGACGACGGCGAATTTGTCGCCCTGGCCAACGTGGTCACCGTGGAGCGGGCGGAAGGGCCGCTGACCATCGAGCGCCAGGATCAGCAGCGGGTCAGCCGGGTGCAGGCCAACCTGGCCGGCCGCGACCTGGGCTCGGTGGTGGCCGATATCCGCCAGCGGCTGGAAACCATTCCCACCCCGCGGGGGATTGACATTACCTTCGGCGGCGATTACGAACAGCAGGAAAAGGCCTTCAGCGAAATGGCCCTGGGACTGCTGCTGGCCGTGCTGCTGGTATACATGGTGATGGCCAGCCTGTACGAATCGCTGCGCGACCCCCTGGTGGTGATGTTTGCCGTGCCCATGGCCCTGATCGGGGTGGTGTTGATGTTGCTCTTTACCGGCACCACCCTCAACGCCCAGTCCTATATCGGCGGGATAATGCTGGTGGGAATTGTGGTCAACAACGCCATCCTGCTGGTTGACCAGGCCACCCGATTACGGCGGGACGCCGGCTGGTCGGCCCTGGAGGCGGCCAGAGAGGCCGGGCGGCGGCGTTTGCGGCCGATCCTGATGACCACCCTGACCACCACCTTTGCCATGCTCCCCCTGGCCCTGGGGCTGGGTGAGGGCAGCGAGCAGCAGGCCCCCATGGCCCGGGCGGTGATCGGCGGCCTGCTGAGTTCCACTTTCATCAGCCTGCTGCTGATCCCGGTCCTGTACTCCCTTGTTTACCGCAACCGTCAAGGTCGGGAAGATGAGTCTGCAAAAGCAATCAGTTAACCAACGAAAAGAGGTCGCTGTGATGTTTGCTCACCCAAAACGGCAATTGGTAGGGCTGCTTTTCGGGCTGGCTTTGGCGCTGCCGCCGGCGGCGGCCGCCGCAGGGCCCGATGAAGGGATGAAATCGCTGCCGCCGTCGGGCGGTCAAACAGCGGTGACCCCGGCGGAGGCAGCCAAAGAGGCGGCGGCCGCCGCCCGCCGGGTGGACCTGGCCCGTTACCTGCCCCGGGCGGCCACCGATCACTTTCCCAAACCCGATGAGCAGGGGCGGCTGGAGTTGTCGGTGGAAGAGGCGGTGGTAATGGCCCTGGCCAACAACCGCTCGCTGGGGATTCAGCTTTACCGGCCGCTGATCAGCGGCACCTTTGCCGAACAGGAGCGGGCGGTGTTTGACCCCTCCCTTTTTGCCGAAGCCGCCGCCGGACGGGAAAAAATTCCCCAGGGTGACGATTATCGGCGTATCGAGACGGAAAATTACCGGCTGGGGGTGGAGCAGGACCTGGCCACCGGTACCGCTTTGGAACTGGCCCTTGAGCAACGGCGCAGTGATCCCGACAACATCACCGGCGATCTCAGGCACCGCGCTGGTGCCAGCCTGAGCCTGACCCAGGCCCTGTTGCGGGGCGGCAATCGCCAGGCCAACCTGGCCGGGGTGCGCCAGGCCGACCTGGAGGTACTGGTTTCCTTGCATGAGCTGCGCGGCTTTACCGAAAGCCTGGTGGCGGAGGTGGAACGAGCCTACTGGGATCTGGTGCTGGCCGAAAGCCGGATCGCCATCTACCGGGAGTCTTTGCAATTGGCCAAATCGCAGCTGCAGGATGTGATGCGGCGCATTGAAGTAGGCACGGTGGCGGAGGTGGAGCGGGCCGCCGCCGAGGCCGAACTGGCCTTTCGCCGCCAGAGTCTGATCGACGGTGAAAGCCGCCGGGACCAGGCCCGCCTGGCCCTGATCAACCTGGTCAATCCCGCCCCGGGCCGTGCCGCCGGCCCGCCCGAGCGGCATGATCAGCCGGGAGCCGGGGGCATCTGGGAGCTGCGCCCGATTCCCCGGGAAACCCCTTATGTTACCGAAACCGAGCCTGACCGGGTGGAAGATCATCTGGCTTTGAGCCGGCAGATGCGGCCCGATCTTGACGAGGCCCGGCTGCGCCTGGAGCAGGGTGAGCTGGAGGTGGTGCAGACCCGTAACGGCCTGCTGCCCCGGCTGGATCTGTTCATCACCCTGGGTAAAACCGGTTATGCCGACAGTTTCGGCCGCTCTTTTCGCGAAATGGTCGATGATTCGACCTATGCCGGTTCCGCCGGCCTGCGTTTTTCCATGCCGCTGGGGGGCAATCGGGCTGCCGCCGCCCTGGACGCCCGGGCCCGGGTCGGCCGTGATCAGGCCGAGGCCAGCCTCAACAACCTGATTCAGTTGGTGGAGCTTGACGTCCGCAAGGCACACCTTGAAGCCCGGCGGGCCCGGGCCCAGATCGACGCCTCCGCCGAACGCCGCCGCCTGCAGGAAGAGGTGCTGCGGGTGGAGGAGGTCAAATTCGAGGTGGGGCGCAGCACCGCCCTCAACGTGGCCCGGGCCCAGCGCGACCTGCTGGAAAGCCAGCTCAACGAGGTGGACGCCAAGGTAGCCTATCGCCTGGCCCTGACCGAACTTTACCGCCTGGACGGTTCCCTGCTGGCCCGCCGCCAGATCACTACCTAAGAGCATCCGGGGCACCCCGCCTTGCGACAAGCAGCCCGGCTTGCGTACTGGTGTACGCGGCGCCGGTCTGCTTGTCGCAATTCGGGGTACCGCGGATGCCCTTAGGTGTCTGCTAATCCCTAAAAGACCTCTTGACGAATTAGCTGTGTCGTGTTATTTAATTGTTTGGTTAAATTGTTTAGTGCTTAAACAGTGTTTCAAGAGGCGGTTGTTATGAAAACCATCAAAGAAAAAAAGAATCGCAGAATAGCGCAGTATTTTCTGGCGCCGCTGGTGCCGCTGGTGATCATCGGCGGGATTTATCAGCCATATCTTGGTTATCTAGCTTTGGCGTTGATGATCACCATGATCGTCATGACCTTTTTCTGGGGGCGGTGGTACTGCGGTTGGCTTTGTGCCATGGGGGCCTTTCATGAGCGGGTGTTGAGCAAGGTCAGTCTGCAGCGGGAGATGCCGGAGCTGTTTAAAAAAACCTGGTTCCGTTGGCTCTTTTTTGTGCTGTTGATGGGCCTTATGATCAGCCGCCTGATCGCCTCCGGTGGTGATCCGGCCAAAATCGGAGCGGTTTTTGTAATGATGTGGACAGTGGCCACCACCCTGGCGGTGGCCTTCGGGCTCTACTTCAAACCCCG
This window encodes:
- a CDS encoding TetR/AcrR family transcriptional regulator; this translates as MTNPGKHLPAEQRRAATVDAVLALAARLNPGKITTAAIARQMNLTQGALFRHFPNKEAIWQAVMTWVAEQLLKRVEKAARQAPGPLAGLEAMFQAHISFVVSHPGIPRMLFNELQHPGDSAAKNLARKLVERYRQRLAQLIEEGQKAGEIAPEVEAGAAAVLFVGMIQGLVVQSLLAGRPEQMQDSAPAVFALFKRGIINPQ
- a CDS encoding efflux RND transporter periplasmic adaptor subunit; this translates as MKNRATLKTLIGAVLALFLLTLAYWWLNREGDATGPAPGMPGRPGGEPAVAVEVAPVQWGEIVERRVFTGTLQPVSRFDVAARVGGRLLKLYVDLGDTVRRGQVVARLDGDEYRLEVAKAKAELEVAKAGLAEAESVLATSRREYERAQSLRRQGVASEAELDSALANYEVQQAKAQVAAAQVSQRRAALAAAELRLSYTEIRADWLGGEPERLIAERFVDEGSLLAANTPLFSLVGIDRLVAVGHAPERDYPRLRPGQEVAVRADAVGERVFAGQLARLAPVVREASRQARLEVEVANPEQILKPGMFVRLEIEVARRENALLVPRAALLERPGEYALYLVDEESLTARFVPVQLGLQSREQVEILVPEISGRVVTLGQHLLSDGAKITIPEAAAPGERSR
- a CDS encoding efflux RND transporter permease subunit, which gives rise to MNPARFTVHRPVFTIMLTLIAVIIGAVSLARLPIDLMPEVTYPTLTISASYDNASPEEVEELITRPIEQAVAAVSGIESINSNSSEGISNVRVSFAWGTDIDAAANDLRDRLDRVMNQLPDDISRPQVRKFDLSATPVLILGAASPLDPLELRRLIDEQMSFRIERVAGVASLDVWGGLEREIQVNLKADKIAALGLTLDGLRQALRDANITVPAGEIERGRLEVTLRTPGQFTSLEELAATVLAVRDGAAITLDQVAEVVDTHRKVSRIVRINHQPGVRLAVRKQPDANTVQVAREVLREVERLNRDFPQVEIVPIIDFSEYIQRSIDNVGRSLLYGGSLAVLVLLFFLRSMRSTLVAATAIPVAVISTFALIYFGGFTLNLMTLGGLALGVGMMVDSAIVVLENIARLRDKEKMAATQAAEQGTGEVAAAVIAGTLTTLVIFFPILFAQELAGVLFRQLALVVGFALLASLITALTLTPMLAARLVRPAAVAGEGERGAKAVLLRLTTGLFNGLENFYRRSLDGALNNRGPVVIFFVALFVLALMLLPHLGSEFMPQADEGQVRVEIEMETGTRLALLDQTVQKVESIILTAVPEARASEVVVGGVSWRTGEPSTARIRLALVPMRERERSSEQIAADLRPLLRDIPGARVRTRTGGLFILRLAAGAEDERLVIEVRGFDLDQLDQVARQVRNAIAEVEGISDLRLSREGRVPMELLRIDRQRAADLGLSVARIARTIEIAMAGATAGEFRDGGNEYRIFVRLEDAEQLDFDDILNITVRNDDGEFVALANVVTVERAEGPLTIERQDQQRVSRVQANLAGRDLGSVVADIRQRLETIPTPRGIDITFGGDYEQQEKAFSEMALGLLLAVLLVYMVMASLYESLRDPLVVMFAVPMALIGVVLMLLFTGTTLNAQSYIGGIMLVGIVVNNAILLVDQATRLRRDAGWSALEAAREAGRRRLRPILMTTLTTTFAMLPLALGLGEGSEQQAPMARAVIGGLLSSTFISLLLIPVLYSLVYRNRQGREDESAKAIS
- a CDS encoding TolC family protein; translation: MFAHPKRQLVGLLFGLALALPPAAAAAGPDEGMKSLPPSGGQTAVTPAEAAKEAAAAARRVDLARYLPRAATDHFPKPDEQGRLELSVEEAVVMALANNRSLGIQLYRPLISGTFAEQERAVFDPSLFAEAAAGREKIPQGDDYRRIETENYRLGVEQDLATGTALELALEQRRSDPDNITGDLRHRAGASLSLTQALLRGGNRQANLAGVRQADLEVLVSLHELRGFTESLVAEVERAYWDLVLAESRIAIYRESLQLAKSQLQDVMRRIEVGTVAEVERAAAEAELAFRRQSLIDGESRRDQARLALINLVNPAPGRAAGPPERHDQPGAGGIWELRPIPRETPYVTETEPDRVEDHLALSRQMRPDLDEARLRLEQGELEVVQTRNGLLPRLDLFITLGKTGYADSFGRSFREMVDDSTYAGSAGLRFSMPLGGNRAAAALDARARVGRDQAEASLNNLIQLVELDVRKAHLEARRARAQIDASAERRRLQEEVLRVEEVKFEVGRSTALNVARAQRDLLESQLNEVDAKVAYRLALTELYRLDGSLLARRQITT
- a CDS encoding 4Fe-4S binding protein, whose amino-acid sequence is MKTIKEKKNRRIAQYFLAPLVPLVIIGGIYQPYLGYLALALMITMIVMTFFWGRWYCGWLCAMGAFHERVLSKVSLQREMPELFKKTWFRWLFFVLLMGLMISRLIASGGDPAKIGAVFVMMWTVATTLAVAFGLYFKPRSWCNFCPMGSMQGVVAPKVNLLKVGEDCKQCGLCRQACPIQTYPGAYKEQGYVPSLECMRCENCVVNCPKKALSL